In the genome of Sciurus carolinensis chromosome 3, mSciCar1.2, whole genome shotgun sequence, one region contains:
- the LOC124981336 gene encoding LOW QUALITY PROTEIN: histone H3.3A (The sequence of the model RefSeq protein was modified relative to this genomic sequence to represent the inferred CDS: inserted 2 bases in 2 codons) — MARTKQTARKSTGGKAPRKQLATKAARKSAPSTGGVKKPHRYRPGTVALREIRRYQXSTELLIRKLPFQRLVREIAQDFKTDLRFQSAAIGALQEASEAYLVXLFEDTNLCAIHAKRVTIMPKDIQLARRIRGERA; from the exons ATGGCCCGAACCAAGCAGACCGCTCGTAAGTCCACTGGTGGGAAAGCCCCCCGCAAACAGCTGGCCACCAAGGCTGCCAGGAAAAGCGCTCCCTCTACCGGCGGGGTGAAGAAACCTCATCGTTACAG GCCCGGGACTGTGGCGCTTCGAGAGATTCGTCGTTACC AATCGACCGAGCTTCTCATCCGGAAGTTGCCTTTCCAGAGGTTGGTGAGAGAGATCGCCCAGGATTTCAAAACCGACTTGAGGTTTCAGAGTGCAGCCATTGGTGCCCTGCAG GAGGCTAGTGAAGCGTACCTGG GGTTATTTGAAGATACTAATCTGTGTGCCATCCACGCTAAGAGAGTCACCATCATGCCCAAAGACATCCAGTTGGCTCGCCGGATACGGGGAGAGAGAGCTTAA
- the Galk1 gene encoding galactokinase, with amino-acid sequence MAASRPPQVQELLAEARRAFREEFGAEPELAVSAPGRVNLIGEHTDYNQGLVLPMALELVTLLVGSPRTDGLVSLLTTSKDADEPQRLQFPLPTVHRSLEPGTPRWANYVKGVIQHYPASPIPGFNAVVVSSVPLGGGLSSSASLEVATYTFLQQLCPDSGAVAARAQVCQQAEHSFAGVPCGIMDQLIALLGQKGHALLIDCRSLETSLVPLSDPKLAVLITNSNVRHSLGSSEYPLRRHQCEEVAKALGKESLREVRLEELEAGRELVSKEGFRRARHVVGEIQRTAQAAAALSRGDYRAFGRLMVESHHSLRDDYEVSCSELDQLVEAALSVPGVYGSRMTGGGFGGCTVTLLEASAASRTMQHIQEQYSGTATFYLSQAADGAKVLCL; translated from the exons ATGGCTGCTTCGAGACCGCCCCAGGTCCAGGAGCTGCTGGCCGAGGCTCGGCGAGCCTTCCGGGAGGAGTTCGGAGCCGAGCCTGAGCTGGCCGTGTCGGCCCCGGGCCGCGTCAACCTCATCGGGGAACACACGGACTACAACCAGGGCCTGGTGTTGCCCATG GCATTGGAGCTTGTGACTCTGCTGGTAGGCAGCCCCCGAACAGATGGGCTTGTCTCTCTTCTCACCACCTCTAAAGATGCTGATGAGCCCCAGCGACTGCAGTTTCCACTGCCCACAGTCCACCGGTCACTGGAGCCTGGAACTCCCCGATGGGCCAACTATGTCAAGGGAGTGATTCAGCACTACCCAG CTTCCCCCATCCCTGGCTTCAATGCAGTGGTGGTCAGCTCAGTGCCCTTGGGGGGTGGGCTGTCCAGCTCGGCTTCCTTGGAAGTGGCCACGTACACCTTCCTCCAGCAGCTCTGCCCAG ACTCGGGGGCAGTAGCTGCCCGGGCCCAGGTGTGTCAGCAGGCCGAGCACAGCTTTGCAGGGGTGCCCTGTGGCATCATGGATCAGCTCATCGCACTGCTGGGGCAGAAGGGCCACGCGCTGCTCATTGACTGCAG GTCCCTGGAGACAAGCCTGGTGCCGCTGTCGGACCCCAAGCTGGCCGTGCTCATCACTAATTCCAACGTCCGCCATTCCCTGGGTTCCAGCGAGTATCCCTTGCGACGGCACCAGTGTGAAGAAGTGGCCAAGGCACTGGGCAAGGAGAGCCTTCGGGAGGTGCGACTGGAGGAATTGGAGG CTGGCAGAGAGCTGGTGAGCAAGGAGGGCTTCCGGCGGGCACGGCACGTGGTGGGTGAGATCCAGCGCACAGCCCAGGCAGCAGCTGCCTTGAGCCGTGGAGACTACAGAGCCTTTGGCCGCCTCATGGTGGAGAGTCATCACTCACTCAG GGATGACTATGAGGTGAGCTGCTCTGAGCTAGATCAACTGGTTGAGGCTGCACTGTCTGTGCCTGGGGTTTATGGCAGTCGCATGACAGGTGGCGGCTTTGGTGGCTGCACAGTGACACTGCTAGAGGCTTCTGCTGCTTCCCGCACCATGCAGCACATTCAG GAGCAGTACAGTGGTACCGCCACCTTCTACCTCTCCCAGGCTGCTGATGGAGCCAAGGtgttgtgcttgtga